Proteins co-encoded in one Xyrauchen texanus isolate HMW12.3.18 chromosome 19, RBS_HiC_50CHRs, whole genome shotgun sequence genomic window:
- the LOC127659537 gene encoding basic salivary proline-rich protein 3-like yields the protein MENVLLTLSDSQGAITLTVSKEIAETIQNDTTHCPSSLSQCPPPVTTLSQCPPPRPASLSQCPPPVTTLSQCPPPRPASRSQCPPPRPASLSQCPPPRPASLSQCTPPRPSSLSQCPPPVTTLSQCPPPRPASLSQCPPPVTTLSQCPPPVTTLSQCPPPRPASLSQCPPPVTTLSQCFPPVTTLSRCPPPRPASLSQCPPPVTTLSQCPPPRPASLSQCPPPRPASLSQCPPPVTTLSQCFPPVTTLTIINCCFHRIHTQDHTAAA from the exons ATGGAGAATGTGTTATTAACACTATCAGACTCCCAGGGAGCAATAACATTAACAGTAAGCAAAGAAATTGCTGAGACAATACAGAAtg ATACTACCCACTGTCCATCATCTCTGTCTCAGTGTCCCCCTCCTGTTACTACTCTGTCTCAGTGTCCCCCTCCACGTCCAGCATCTCTGTCTCAGTGTCCCCCTCCTGTTACTACTCTGTCTCAGTGTCCCCCTCCACGTCCAGCATCTCGGTCTCAGTGTCCCCCTCCACGTCCAGCATCTCTGTCTCAGTGTCCCCCTCCACGTCCAGCATCTCTGTCTCAGTGTACCCCTCCACGTCCATCATCTCTGTCTCAGTGTCCCCCTCCTGTTACTACTCTGTCTCAGTGTCCCCCTCCACGTCCAGCATCTCTGTCTCAGTGTCCCCCTCCTGTTACTACTCTGTCTCAGTGTCCCCCTCCTGTTACTACTCTGTCTCAGTGTCCCCCTCCACGTCCAGCATCTCTGTCTCAGTGTCCCCCTCCTGTTACTACTCTGTCTCAGTGTTTCCCTCCTGTTACTACTCTGTCTCGGTGTCCCCCTCCACGTCCAGCATCTCTGTCTCAGTGTCCCCCTCCTGTTACTACTCTGTCTCAGTGTCCCCCTCCACGTCCAGCATCTCTGTCTCAGTGTCCCCCTCCACGTCCAGCATCTCTGTCTCAGTGTCCCCCTCCTGTTACTACTCTGTCTCAGTGTTTCCCTCCTGTTACTACTCTCACAATTATAAACTGCTGTTTTCATAGAATTCACACACAGGACCACACTGCTGCTGCTTGA